One part of the Bdellovibrio sp. KM01 genome encodes these proteins:
- the gshA gene encoding glutamate--cysteine ligase, producing the protein MAKLTLHKQTLANMQEICSWFKAKSNEFQHPIYSSYDIRDSGYKISNVDANIFPAGFNNICPTDKETSVSLMNKYIIEHYGEKIKKILLVTEEHTNNAFYWENVFTIKSLIEASSIEVKVAIPRELEQPMQITSSAGNEITVHSALMSGSLMKEFKPDLIISNNDFSEAYEEWAKTVTEFPMNPPRELGWYQRKKSTYFKYYNQLVEEFSAIAKIDPFLMTVETELFEHFDIGDENSRAALAARVDAMLAHLKTEYQKRGITQEPFVFVKNNAGTYGLAVIRVGSGAEVKEWSYKSRKKMKAAKGGRDVEEVIIQEGIPSIVESDGASAEPVIYMIGSELAGGFLRTHSEKSSTESLNSPGAVYKRLCVSDLAINTPGCPQENVYGWTAKLGLLAIAHEARELKAEFKGYK; encoded by the coding sequence ATGGCGAAGCTTACCCTTCACAAACAAACACTCGCCAACATGCAGGAAATCTGTTCTTGGTTCAAAGCCAAGTCCAATGAATTCCAACATCCGATTTATTCCAGCTATGATATCCGTGACTCCGGTTACAAGATTTCAAACGTGGATGCGAATATTTTTCCGGCCGGCTTTAACAACATCTGCCCAACGGATAAAGAGACTTCCGTTAGTTTGATGAACAAATACATCATCGAGCACTATGGCGAAAAAATTAAAAAAATCCTGCTGGTTACGGAAGAGCATACGAACAACGCGTTCTATTGGGAAAATGTCTTCACGATTAAATCACTTATCGAAGCCTCCAGCATTGAAGTGAAAGTGGCGATTCCTCGTGAACTTGAACAGCCCATGCAAATTACCAGCTCTGCTGGAAATGAAATTACTGTTCATTCTGCTTTGATGAGCGGAAGCCTGATGAAAGAGTTTAAGCCAGATTTGATTATCAGCAATAACGATTTCTCTGAAGCTTATGAAGAGTGGGCAAAGACAGTTACTGAATTTCCGATGAACCCGCCGCGTGAGCTGGGTTGGTATCAACGTAAAAAAAGCACATACTTCAAATACTACAATCAGCTTGTCGAAGAATTCAGTGCGATCGCAAAAATCGATCCATTCCTGATGACCGTTGAAACGGAATTGTTCGAGCATTTTGATATTGGTGATGAAAACAGTCGGGCCGCATTAGCTGCTCGTGTGGATGCCATGCTCGCGCACCTGAAAACAGAATACCAAAAACGCGGAATCACTCAAGAGCCGTTTGTATTCGTAAAAAACAATGCGGGTACTTATGGACTCGCAGTTATTCGAGTCGGTTCTGGGGCAGAAGTAAAAGAGTGGAGCTATAAATCCCGTAAAAAAATGAAAGCTGCCAAAGGCGGCCGTGATGTTGAGGAAGTGATCATTCAAGAAGGCATTCCTTCGATCGTTGAATCTGACGGTGCGAGTGCAGAGCCCGTAATTTACATGATCGGCTCTGAATTGGCGGGTGGTTTTTTAAGAACTCACTCCGAGAAAAGTTCTACGGAAAGTTTAAACAGCCCCGGTGCAGTTTATAAGCGTCTTTGTGTCTCTGATTTGGCGATCAATACGCCAGGTTGCCCGCAAGAAAACGTCTATGGTTGGACTGCGAAATTGGGCCTTTTGGCTATTGCCCATGAAGCCCGCGAACTAAAGGCTGAATTCAAAGGCTATAAGTAA
- a CDS encoding leucyl aminopeptidase — MAFNLLNKDIDTLTCPALVVFSKSSSQKDKLAKVTHNELNKQLVDSINEKTITGKHQEAITFREFNISGYRHLIVVGLGKENEITHESVRQSVASALEAIKALNVKEAALHFDGITAGKKDAADFAKAVAEGLVLTSYVFDELKSSTKAKKAEDELNVHVVTKLASDKAVKAAFNEGAVLGNVVNFSRRLGDMPGNLMTPTILADSAVAAAKGIANLKVTVWDKARIKKEKMGGLLGVAAGSDQEPRFIIMEYKGAAASKKPVCFVGKGLTFDCGGISIKPGAGMEEMKYDMCGGANVIGTLLAIAQLKLKVNAVGLVASTENLINGSATKPGDVHTARNGKTFEVNNTDAEGRLILADALSYATELAPQVICDAATLTGAMVIALGNTHTGYFTRNSALKTKIEKAAVQSGEWVWNMPLTDYHVKDMKGVYADLSNISSGKGAGSATAAAFLEQFVGEGIPWAHFDIAGTGWAVGNRLPYAPKKGASGAMIRTFVEVAKQYV; from the coding sequence ATGGCTTTTAACTTACTGAACAAAGATATTGATACTTTGACTTGCCCGGCTTTGGTCGTGTTTTCAAAGTCTTCTTCACAAAAAGACAAGCTTGCAAAAGTGACTCATAATGAGCTGAACAAACAGCTTGTCGATTCAATCAATGAAAAAACGATTACTGGGAAACATCAGGAAGCGATTACTTTCCGTGAATTCAATATCTCTGGCTACCGTCATCTTATTGTTGTCGGTCTTGGTAAAGAAAACGAAATCACTCACGAGTCTGTTCGCCAATCCGTAGCTTCTGCACTTGAAGCGATCAAAGCTTTGAACGTGAAAGAAGCGGCTTTGCATTTTGACGGCATCACTGCTGGTAAAAAAGACGCAGCTGATTTCGCAAAAGCTGTTGCTGAAGGCTTGGTTCTGACTTCTTACGTATTCGACGAATTGAAATCTTCAACTAAAGCTAAAAAAGCTGAAGATGAACTGAACGTTCACGTTGTTACTAAATTGGCGTCTGACAAAGCTGTTAAAGCGGCTTTCAACGAAGGCGCAGTTTTGGGTAACGTGGTTAACTTCTCTCGTCGCCTTGGTGATATGCCAGGCAACTTGATGACGCCAACAATCCTTGCTGACTCTGCAGTGGCAGCAGCTAAAGGTATCGCGAACTTGAAAGTAACAGTTTGGGATAAAGCTCGTATTAAAAAAGAAAAAATGGGCGGCCTCTTGGGTGTTGCTGCTGGTTCTGATCAAGAGCCTCGCTTCATCATCATGGAATACAAAGGTGCTGCTGCTTCTAAAAAACCAGTTTGCTTCGTAGGTAAAGGTCTTACTTTTGACTGCGGTGGTATCTCTATTAAGCCAGGCGCAGGCATGGAAGAAATGAAATACGACATGTGCGGTGGTGCAAACGTCATCGGTACTTTGCTGGCAATCGCTCAATTGAAATTGAAAGTAAACGCAGTTGGTTTGGTAGCTTCTACTGAAAACTTGATCAACGGTTCTGCAACTAAGCCAGGTGATGTTCACACAGCTCGTAACGGTAAAACGTTCGAAGTGAACAACACAGATGCTGAAGGTCGTTTGATCCTTGCAGACGCTTTGTCTTACGCAACTGAGTTGGCTCCACAAGTTATCTGTGATGCTGCAACTTTGACTGGTGCGATGGTTATCGCTTTGGGTAACACACACACTGGTTACTTCACTCGTAACTCTGCTTTGAAAACTAAAATTGAAAAAGCAGCCGTTCAATCTGGTGAGTGGGTTTGGAACATGCCTCTGACAGATTACCACGTGAAAGACATGAAAGGCGTTTACGCTGATCTTTCTAACATCTCTTCTGGCAAAGGTGCTGGCTCTGCAACTGCGGCTGCATTCCTTGAGCAATTTGTTGGCGAAGGTATCCCTTGGGCTCACTTCGACATTGCGGGTACTGGTTGGGCTGTTGGAAATCGTCTTCCATACGCTCCTAAAAAAGGTGCCTCTGGCGCGATGATCCGCACATTCGTTGAAGTTGCTAAACAATACGTTTAG
- a CDS encoding ArsA-related P-loop ATPase gives MSHDFLKNTKVLVCVGSGGVGKTTVAASVGVLAAKQGLKVLVLTIDPAKRLAQTLGIEGTNDLTKVPGQNFKGELWASVIDHKKTFDDFVERAAQKSEAVRRIFDNSLYKQLSTNLSGSQEFTSLEKLYSVYESGKFDLIILDTPPTKHALDFLKAPQKLSALFSEGVAKWFRDPEGKKSGILGHLIQAGTRQVLKVLETLTGSQFIRELGDFFINIEQWQGKLLQRTTEVQRMLVAPTTKFFLVTSFDQAKLKEAEYFSREIRKGGYNLDTVILNRVFPHWLDLRVGYEGGTAEQGLADLYMQMKTYYNHRDAIYRQFEKKMSIEARVLRIPDLVKDVSDLSGLEEISALITEEEKSK, from the coding sequence ATGAGCCATGACTTTTTAAAAAACACCAAAGTCTTAGTCTGTGTCGGCAGTGGGGGAGTGGGTAAAACCACGGTTGCCGCTTCGGTTGGGGTTCTGGCGGCTAAGCAGGGTCTGAAAGTTTTAGTTCTGACCATCGATCCGGCCAAGCGCTTGGCGCAAACTTTGGGCATTGAAGGCACTAACGATTTGACGAAAGTTCCCGGTCAAAACTTCAAAGGAGAATTGTGGGCTTCGGTTATCGATCACAAAAAAACCTTTGATGATTTCGTCGAAAGAGCCGCGCAAAAATCAGAAGCCGTTCGTCGCATTTTCGACAACAGTCTTTACAAACAACTTTCCACAAACCTTAGTGGCTCCCAAGAATTCACTTCGTTGGAAAAACTCTATTCGGTCTATGAGTCCGGCAAGTTTGATTTGATTATTCTGGATACTCCACCGACGAAGCACGCTTTGGATTTCCTGAAAGCACCTCAAAAGCTTTCGGCACTATTTAGTGAAGGCGTGGCGAAATGGTTCCGCGATCCCGAGGGTAAAAAATCCGGTATCTTGGGTCATTTGATTCAAGCAGGAACCCGTCAGGTATTAAAAGTTTTAGAAACTTTGACGGGCTCGCAGTTCATTCGTGAATTGGGTGACTTCTTTATCAATATCGAGCAATGGCAGGGTAAACTTTTGCAGCGAACAACGGAAGTTCAGCGCATGTTGGTCGCGCCGACGACCAAATTCTTTTTGGTCACAAGTTTTGATCAGGCGAAGCTTAAAGAAGCCGAATACTTTTCCCGCGAGATTCGTAAGGGTGGATACAATCTGGACACAGTAATTTTGAACCGTGTGTTTCCCCACTGGCTGGACCTCCGGGTAGGTTATGAAGGTGGAACAGCAGAGCAAGGGCTCGCGGACTTGTACATGCAAATGAAGACCTATTACAATCATAGGGATGCGATCTATCGCCAATTTGAAAAAAAGATGTCGATAGAAGCACGTGTTCTGCGGATTCCTGATTTGGTCAAAGATGTTTCTGATCTTTCAGGCTTGGAAGAAATTAGCGCCCTCATTACTGAGGAGGAGAAATCCAAATGA
- a CDS encoding ArsA-related P-loop ATPase: MKQEIHFVTGKGGVGKSVVAAALALKLSRQGKKVLLVELGDQSFFKDFFELADVTFHPQLIKPNLSLALWTGESCLREYAQYLVKVESLAKLFFDNAVMRAFINIAPGLPELAMLGKITSGPRKYGPPMPFDCVVVDAFATGHFKALMEAPAGMAQAVQIGPMGEQSRSIIRVLTDPEVSKYHIVSLPEELPLKESTELAEMLQKEFSVEPTLVMNKVLDVNIPRASLQNAESLTTSDLGLFAQYLEQQLDRQSQMMDQAKTKFKKILKVPLFFETNPWTLVEKAVEKLP; encoded by the coding sequence ATGAAGCAAGAGATTCATTTTGTGACTGGAAAAGGGGGCGTAGGGAAGTCCGTTGTGGCTGCCGCTCTCGCACTAAAACTCAGCCGTCAGGGGAAAAAAGTCCTCCTGGTAGAACTTGGAGATCAAAGCTTCTTCAAGGATTTCTTTGAGTTAGCAGATGTCACCTTTCATCCTCAGTTAATAAAGCCGAATCTCTCCCTGGCGCTATGGACCGGGGAAAGCTGCTTGCGTGAGTACGCCCAATACCTGGTGAAAGTGGAAAGCCTGGCCAAACTTTTCTTTGATAATGCCGTTATGAGGGCATTTATCAATATCGCTCCGGGACTGCCTGAACTTGCGATGCTGGGAAAAATCACGTCGGGTCCCCGTAAATATGGTCCACCGATGCCTTTTGATTGTGTCGTGGTCGACGCTTTTGCAACGGGACATTTTAAGGCTTTGATGGAAGCGCCCGCGGGAATGGCGCAAGCTGTACAAATTGGTCCCATGGGCGAGCAAAGTCGCAGCATCATTCGTGTGCTGACGGACCCTGAAGTTTCAAAATATCACATTGTTTCGCTTCCGGAAGAATTGCCGCTGAAGGAATCGACCGAGCTTGCTGAAATGCTGCAGAAAGAATTTTCTGTCGAGCCAACACTGGTGATGAATAAAGTTTTAGACGTGAACATTCCGCGTGCTTCTTTGCAAAATGCAGAATCACTCACGACGTCGGATTTGGGTTTATTTGCACAGTATCTGGAACAACAACTGGATCGTCAGTCGCAAATGATGGATCAAGCGAAAACAAAATTTAAAAAAATTCTGAAAGTCCCCTTATTTTTTGAAACAAATCCGTGGACGCTTGTTGAAAAAGCTGTGGAGAAACTTCCATGA
- a CDS encoding ATP-dependent Clp protease proteolytic subunit produces the protein MALIPYVIEQTSKGERSYDIYSRLLKDRIIILGTAVTDEVANALIAQFLFLESDNPEKPIHLYINSPGGSVSAGMAIYDMMQFVKCDVATYCMGMAASMGSLLLTAGTKGMRYSLPNTRIMIHQPLLSGGGLSGQVTDIEIHAKELLKTKEKLTRIYETHTGRDYEFLRAQMERDNFMDPYQAKEFGLLDHVVESRKAKKG, from the coding sequence GTGGCACTAATTCCTTACGTCATCGAGCAAACTTCCAAAGGCGAAAGATCATACGATATTTACTCCCGCCTTCTTAAGGACCGTATTATCATCCTTGGTACAGCGGTTACGGATGAAGTAGCTAATGCTCTTATCGCGCAATTCCTATTCCTGGAATCTGATAATCCAGAGAAACCAATTCACTTGTATATCAACTCCCCAGGGGGCAGCGTGTCTGCCGGGATGGCGATTTACGACATGATGCAGTTTGTGAAGTGCGATGTGGCGACATATTGCATGGGTATGGCAGCATCCATGGGTTCTTTGCTTTTGACAGCGGGAACTAAAGGTATGCGTTATAGCCTTCCCAATACTCGTATCATGATCCATCAACCACTTCTTTCTGGTGGTGGCTTGTCTGGTCAGGTTACGGATATCGAAATCCATGCTAAAGAGCTTTTGAAAACCAAAGAAAAATTGACTCGAATTTATGAAACTCACACGGGCCGTGATTATGAATTCTTGAGAGCACAAATGGAAAGGGACAACTTCATGGACCCTTACCAGGCTAAAGAGTTCGGTTTGCTTGACCACGTAGTAGAATCTCGTAAGGCGAAAAAAGGGTAA
- a CDS encoding phospholipase D family protein, producing the protein MKSRFYFAILFLAFLMCSCATLPKDVQRSPSSTLDPDPTTTLSKRVKEKLQGQHNLSGFHPLFSGEDAFVARIASIRAAERSLDMQYYIWNNDLTGNIMTAETMKAADRGVRVRILLDDLNLGQYEKALRIMSSHPNIQVRMVNPFANRSFQIFDITRLSEVNRRMHNKVFIADSEVAIVGGRNIGNEYFWASDGINFGDLDLWAIGPVVSGLSKEFDAYWNSEISYPISSLTASQTVSDGDLKEFREKLNDAYEKALDTPYTKGLRNDKLLADFAAGNIEKYWGDAHVLYDSPAKFKEEPKDQVDNLQSQLQPYMNGAKEEIMMISPYFVPGDQGVNKLSEKVKKGVHVTVLTNSLASSDVSSVFAGYKGYRKDLIRSGVELYELRPRFHKDLVKQKKSLGSSGSHAGLHGKTLVFDRKYIFVGSMNLDPRSVHINTEMGVVVESAEMAGKFSARFKENLPEIAYELSLDIDGDLQWTTFDDGQKNTFTSEPESSWWQRVKASFMSLFIPESYL; encoded by the coding sequence ATGAAAAGTCGCTTCTATTTTGCCATTCTATTCTTGGCATTTTTAATGTGTTCGTGTGCGACTTTGCCAAAAGACGTGCAGCGCAGTCCCAGCAGCACTTTAGATCCCGATCCAACCACAACTCTTTCAAAACGCGTAAAAGAAAAACTTCAAGGCCAGCACAATCTCTCCGGCTTTCATCCCCTATTCTCCGGTGAAGATGCCTTTGTTGCCAGAATAGCATCCATACGCGCCGCGGAGCGGTCGTTGGATATGCAGTACTACATCTGGAATAACGATCTTACCGGAAACATCATGACTGCTGAAACTATGAAGGCAGCCGATCGGGGCGTGCGCGTGCGCATCCTGCTGGATGATTTGAATCTTGGCCAGTACGAGAAAGCCTTACGGATCATGTCCTCGCATCCCAATATACAAGTGCGCATGGTAAACCCATTCGCCAATCGCAGCTTTCAGATTTTCGATATCACTCGTTTAAGTGAGGTGAATCGCCGGATGCACAATAAAGTTTTTATTGCCGACAGCGAAGTCGCGATCGTGGGTGGTCGCAATATCGGGAACGAATACTTTTGGGCAAGTGACGGAATTAACTTCGGGGATCTTGATTTGTGGGCAATTGGGCCCGTCGTATCAGGACTGTCCAAGGAATTCGATGCCTATTGGAACAGCGAAATTTCCTATCCGATTTCTTCGCTGACAGCCTCTCAGACTGTCAGCGACGGCGATCTAAAAGAGTTTCGGGAAAAACTAAACGATGCCTACGAAAAAGCTTTAGACACCCCTTATACCAAGGGCCTTCGCAACGACAAACTGCTTGCGGATTTTGCCGCTGGAAATATTGAAAAATATTGGGGTGACGCCCATGTGCTATACGACTCCCCTGCAAAATTTAAAGAAGAGCCCAAAGATCAGGTGGACAATCTTCAATCACAACTTCAACCCTATATGAACGGCGCCAAAGAGGAAATCATGATGATCTCTCCTTACTTTGTCCCCGGCGATCAGGGCGTAAATAAACTTTCTGAAAAAGTTAAAAAGGGGGTCCACGTCACCGTACTTACAAACTCACTGGCATCAAGTGATGTTAGCAGTGTCTTTGCCGGTTATAAGGGATATCGAAAAGATTTGATTCGAAGCGGAGTAGAACTTTATGAACTGCGCCCTCGCTTTCACAAAGATCTGGTAAAACAAAAAAAATCCCTGGGTTCAAGCGGCTCTCATGCCGGTCTTCACGGAAAAACTTTGGTGTTTGATCGAAAGTATATTTTCGTGGGGTCGATGAACTTGGATCCCCGCTCGGTGCATATAAATACAGAAATGGGAGTGGTTGTTGAAAGTGCCGAAATGGCAGGTAAGTTTTCCGCTCGATTTAAAGAAAATCTCCCTGAAATTGCGTATGAACTTAGTTTAGATATCGATGGCGATCTGCAATGGACCACGTTCGATGACGGACAAAAAAATACCTTCACTTCTGAACCAGAATCCAGCTGGTGGCAAAGAGTGAAGGCATCATTTATGTCGCTTTTTATTCCTGAAAGTTATCTTTAG